One stretch of Cygnus olor isolate bCygOlo1 chromosome 1, bCygOlo1.pri.v2, whole genome shotgun sequence DNA includes these proteins:
- the LOC121060383 gene encoding G-protein coupled receptor 183-like has protein sequence MSTELPAKTAVAEMDTSTTSQTNSSTCDLYEHKDTARILLSVFYSLILIFGVLGNTIALTVIFKNRKKINSTTLYSTNLVFSDLLFCIALPTRIAYYALGFHWPFGEALCRITALLFYINTYAGVNFMTFLSIDRFFAVVHPFRYKIRRIKYAKGICVFIWFLVFSQTFPLLIQPMTQEENGRTTCMEYPNFEKIAHLPFILLAACLVGYLIPLGIILFCYSQISCKLFQTAKENPLTEKSGINKKAINTIIFVIIVFVICFTPYHVAIIQHMIKKLQNQPLCSEEQIFQKSLHYTVFLMNFNCCLDPFIYFFACKGYKRTVLKILRRQVSISISSAVRSHHEESSRDVGETQMMVLAKSTNGKLPEK, from the exons AT GTCTACTGAGCTTCCTGCAAAAACAGCGGTTGCAGAAATGGACACTTCCACAACTTCTCAGACAAACAGTTCTACCTGTGACTTATATGAACATAAAGATACAGCAAGGATACTCCTGTCTGTCTTCTACAGCCTCATCTTAATTTTTGGAGTGCTTGGAAACACAATCGCCCTCACGgtcattttcaaaaacaggaagaagatCAATTCTACTACTCTCTATTCAACAAATCTCGTCTTCTCAGACCTATTGTTTTGTATCGCCTTGCCTACAAGGATAGCCTACTACGCCCTGGGTTTCCACTGGCCTTTTGGAGAAGCATTATGTCGAATAACTGCTCTCTTGTTTTACATCAACACTTATGCAGGTGTAAACTTCATGACGTTTCTGAGCATTGACAGGTTTTTTGCTGTCGTCCATCCCTTTCGATACAAGATCAGAAGGATTAAATATGCCAAGGGTATTTGTGTGTTTATCTGGTTTCTTGTATTCAGCCAGACTTTCCCGTTACTTATACAACCCAtgacacaggaagaaaatggaaggacTACATGTATGGAATACccaaactttgaaaaaatagcCCATCTACCATTTATACTTCTTGCTGCCTGTTTAGTAGGGTACCTTATTCCCCTTGGAATTATACTATTTTGTTACTCTCAAATTAGCTGCAAGCTTTTTCAAACAGCCAAGGAAAATCCACTGACTGAAAAATCAGGGATAAACAAAAAAGCCATCAACACCATCATATTTGTAATTATAGTGTTCGTCATCTGCTTTACCCCTTATCATGTTGCAATCATACAACACATGATTAAGAAGCTTCAGAACCAACCCTTGTGCAGTGAAGAGCAAATTTTCCAGAAGTCACTCCATTATACTGTGTTTCTGATGAATTTTAATTGCTGCCTAGACCCTTTCATCTATTTCTTTGCATGCAAAGGATACAAAAGAACTGTATTGAAAATACTCAGACGACAAGTGAGCATATCAATTTCAAGCGCTGTCAGGTCACACCATGAAGAAAGCTCACGGGATGTGGGAGAAACACAAATGATGGTACTTGCAAAATCCACCAATGGGAAGttacctgaaaaataa